A window of the Nibribacter ruber genome harbors these coding sequences:
- a CDS encoding sporulation protein: protein MTTRAFLWVAVAVLTGCAASSSASANGDGTATSSSKSKNEGGVATAVDVGKYRTVFPAASASSTPSTAAAVTPTKDLREQVEVLMDSVALMNKNIKYANGYRILAFTGNERKAAMDLRNSIIQRLPAEKDYLTYKQPTYQLKVGDFMSRVEAQLALSKIKDLIPNALIVPETINIPKNF, encoded by the coding sequence ATGACAACTAGAGCATTTTTATGGGTGGCTGTAGCCGTATTAACCGGTTGCGCCGCCAGTAGCAGCGCGTCCGCGAACGGGGACGGTACCGCCACTTCTTCCTCTAAAAGCAAAAACGAAGGCGGTGTGGCCACCGCGGTCGATGTAGGCAAGTATAGAACGGTATTTCCGGCGGCCTCTGCCAGCAGTACGCCAAGCACTGCGGCTGCCGTTACGCCTACCAAAGACCTGCGTGAACAAGTAGAGGTGCTCATGGACAGCGTGGCCCTGATGAACAAGAACATCAAATACGCCAATGGTTACCGCATCCTGGCCTTCACGGGCAATGAGCGCAAGGCGGCCATGGACTTGCGCAACAGCATCATCCAGCGCCTGCCGGCAGAGAAAGACTACCTCACCTACAAGCAACCCACGTATCAGTTAAAGGTTGGGGATTTTATGAGCAGGGTAGAGGCGCAACTGGCTTTGTCTAAGATAAAAGATTTGATTCCCAACGCCTTGATTGTGCCCGAGACCATTAACATTCCTAAGAACTTCTAA